ATCAGAAAGCGCTGCAGCAGGACCCGGATGATCCGAGCGTTCGCAATAATCTCGCGGTCCTGCTCGCCAAGCAGGGGAGATTTGACGACGCTCTCGCGCAGTATCGCGCAGCGCTGCGCGTCAATCCGGATGATGTGGAGGCTCGCAAGAATTATGACGAGCTGACCCGCTGGCTGGCAGCGCAGAGGCCCTCAGGCCCAACGACGCCATGAGCGCTCAGGTGATCCTGATCCTGCTCGCAGGCCTTGCGGCGTATGCGAACAGTTGTTCCGTGCCGTTTCTCTTCGATGATTTCAGCTCCATCGTCCACAATCCGCACCTGGCCCATCCGTGGTCGCCGGCGTTGTGGCTGACCGGGGGGCGGCCGATGACCGCGCTGTCATTCGCCATCAACTATGCCCTCGGAGGTTTTCAGGTGTGGGGGTATCATGCGGTCAATCTCGCCTTGCATCTTGCGGCTGCCCTCACCCTCTATGGCGTGATCCGGCGAACGTTGCAGACATCGCTGCTGCGCCCTCGATGGAAGCAGGAAGCCGCAGGCACCGCCTTCGCCGTGTCGCTGTTGTGGACCGTGCATCCGTTGCAGACCGAAAGCGTCACGTATATCGTTCAGCGGGGCGAATCGCTCATGGGCTTCTTCTACCTGGCGACCCTCTACGCGTTCATTCGGGGTGCAGCGACCCGTCGTTCGGCGTGGCGCAACATTTCGGTCATCGCCTGCGCGTTGGGGATGCTCTCCAAACCGGTGATGATGACCGCCCCCGTGGCCGTGTGGCTCTATGACGCATTGTTGCTCTCACCCGGCTGGCTGGCGGCGTTGCGCCAGCGTCGAGGCTACTACCTCAGCCTCGCGGCCACATGGCTGCTCGGTCTTTTCTGCCTCTGGTTGGCGAGAGAGCAAGAGCTCGCCCGGCCTCATTCACAACTCGGCTCCATGCCGCTGGCGGCCACCCCGTTGGCGTATGCCGCGACACAACCCGGCGTCATTCTCCAGTATCTTCGGCTTGCCGTCTGGCCGCACCCGTTGGTGCTCGATTACCTCTGGCCGCTCGCGACCACGACGGCAGCCATCGTGTGGCCCAGCGCGGCGATCGGCATCTTCGTGATGGTGACAATCGTGGCGTTGATCCAGCGTCGGCCGATCGGGATGCTCGGCGCGTGGATCATCCTCACCCTGGCTCCCAGCTCCAGCGTCATCCCCATCAGAGATCTCGCGGCGGAGCACCGGATGTATCTGCCGCTGGCCGCGGTGATTGCCTTCGCGGTGTTCACGGCATGGTGGCTCATCGGCCGGACTGTCAAGGGGCCGGCCGAACAACGCCGGCTCGCCATCGGTCTCGTGATCGGCATCGCGGCGATCTTCACCGGCCTGACCATGCGGCGCAATGCGGATTATCGCAGCGAGTTGAGCATGTGGCAGGACATCATCGCGAAGCGGCCCCAGAATTTCCGAGCCCAGAACACGCTTGGCTCAGAGCTGCTACATCTTGGCCGGCGCGCAGAGGCGGTGAGCCATTTTGAGGCGGCGATTCGGCTGAAGCCCGACTATGTCGAGGCCTACTATAATCTCGGCTTAGCCCGGATGCTGCTCGGGCAGGCGGAGGCGGCCAAGGCGGCATTCCATCGCGCGCTTGAGCTGAAACCGGATTTGCCTGATGCGTATCATAATCTGGGTGTCGCACTGGCTGGCGAGGGTGATTTGGCTGGGGCAGAGGCCAATTACCGCGAAGCGCTGCGGTTGTTACAACAGGAGAAAGAAGCGCCCCCGGTGGCTGGTGTACGCTGGGTGTCTCGCGGGGACGAGCTGATGACGCATCTCGCCCTCGGCGCCGTCCTGGCTCGGCAGGGTCGATTCGAGGAAGCCGCGGCCGAGCTGCAAGCCGTGGTGCGGATCGCGCCCAATGACCCGAATGCCCACTACAATCTCGGCAACGTGTATGTTGAGCAGGGGCGGCTGGAGGACGCCATCGCCGAGTACCGCGCGACTCTTCGCCTCGATCCGCAGCATCCCCAGGCGAAAGCGAACCTTGACCTCGCCCTCGCCCGCGTGCCATGATGAACTGCGTCGATGTCTTTTAACACGCTAGAATTCGCCGTCTTTTTTATCGTGGTGTACGGGCTGTACTGTGGCTTAGGCCACCGGTGGCAAAACCTCATGCTGCTCGTGGCCAGTTATGTTTTTTACGGCGCCTGGGATTGGCGATTTCTCGGCTTGCTCTTGATTTCAACCGTCTTGGATTTTTTCTGTGGCCTGGGCATCCATGGAGCCCACTCGGCGCGGATCAAGCGCATGGTGTTGGGTCTGAGCGTGGCTGGGAACCTCGCCATCCTGGGGTTCTTCAAGTATTTCAATTTCTTCGCGGGGTCATTCGAGAGCCTCCTCGCATCCGTCGGATGGACGGTGCATCCTCACACGCTGCAGATCATCTTACCGGTTGGCATTTCGTTCTATACGTTCCAGACGATGAGTTACACCATCGACGTCTACCGGGGTCAGCTTCAGCCCACGCGCCGATTTCTTGATTTTGCGCTGTTCGTGACGTTCTTTCCACAGCTCGTCGCCGGTCCCATTGAGCGGGCGAAAAACCTCCTCCCGCAGGTGCTTGCGCCGCGCACGCTGAGTCTGGAACGTTTTGAGGAAGGGTGTTTCCTCATCCTGTGGGGCTATCTGCAGAAGGTTCTGGTGGCCGACTCGCTGGCCCAATTCGTCGATCCGGTGTTCACCGCGGGCTCGCCTGCGAGCGGACCGGTCGTGCTCATCGCCGCGTACGCGTTCGCCTTTCAGATTTACTGCGATTTCGCGGGGTATTCGAACATCGCCCGCGGGCTCGGCAAATGCATGGGCTTCGAGTTGATGGCGAATTTCAATTTGCCGTATCTCGCCACCAATCCGAGGGAGTTCTGGAACCGGTGGCACATCAGCCTCTCGACATGGCTGAGGGACTATCTCTACATCCCGCTGGGAGGCGGCCGTGGGCACGCGCTGACGATATTCAGAAACCTGGCGGTGACCATGCTCCTCGGCGGATTATGGCACGGCGCTTCGTGGACCTTTGTGGTCTGGGGGGCGTATCATGGCGGCCTGCTGATTGCGCACCGGCTGGTAGAACCCGCCAGGCAAGCACTCTCAACCGACAAGAGGTCGTTTCCTGGCATGGTGTGGCAGGTGGTGAACATGGTGGTGTTCTTCCATTTGGTCTGCATCGGGTGGGTGATCTTCCGGGCGCCGTCAATCAGCGCGGCTTGGGAGTTGCTCACTCGAATGGCATTGCAGGTGAACGCGCGGGATCTCTGGCAGGCTATGATGGCGCAGCGCTGGTTGGGGTGGCTCGCGCTCTTTGCTGTGGTGGAGTACAGCCAGTTCAGGCGCGGGGACCGTCCGGCGATCCTGGCACGGCATCCACTGCTCCGAACAGCCGGCTATATGCTCGTCTTCTATGTGACCATGTTCTTCGGCGCGACCGCGGGGAAGCCGTTCATCTATTTTCAATTTTAACCGGGGCAGGAGAAGTCCATTTCCGAAGAGCGCACGTCGTTAACGCCAGAGCACATCGCGTTTATCCAGGCCAACTGGAAGACGGCCAGCTGCCGCCAAATCGCGAAGCACCTCAACGTGCCGCGCTCCGACGTGGCGGAGGCCATCCAGGCTTTGCAGCGCGTCCAGCGCGCTCGATGGCGCGGGGCGAGCGGCTCGCAACTGGCCATCACGCTCTTCTTGAGCCTGACGGTCGTGCCGGCACTCATCGGGAAACTCGTGATTCCGCTGGAGTGGTACGCCTTTCGATGCTGGGAAGTGATGGTGGATCAGCGGCCCGCTGGGGCCAGACCGGGATGGTGGTATCCCAACCAGGTGCTGCAGAAGCTGGAGCACGACGATTTGGTGCCACGCACGCGGTATTCGAAGCCGCGGAATGTGGTGTGGTACACGGATGCGTACGGCTACCGGAATCGTCCGCGGCCGGGGAACGAGCCCATCGACATCGTGGTGATCGGTGATTCAGAAATCGTCGGCTCATCGATGACGCAGGACGACATCCTTTCAGAGGTGTTGGAGCGCATGACCGGCCGCCCGGTGTACGCATATGCCCCGGCGTACTTCGGCAAATTCGTGGAGGATCCGCGGTTTCAACAGCGCCCGCCAAAGGTCGTCGTGTTTTCCTTCATGGAACGGTCCGTGGCTTGGCGGTTGGTACCCCTCGGCGTCCCATATCCTGGTCGCGTGCGGGTTGGCGGCCCACCGAACCCGTACAGGCTACTTCCGGCACGCGCGCAGATCGCGTGGGACAAGATTCGGAAGAAACCGTTTCTCGTTTCGCATCTGATCCGTCGAATCACCGGGCGTCATCCTCTAGGGCTCTCGGTGATCAAGAGCAACCAGTCTGATATGTTTTTCTTCCGCGATGATCTTGCGGCGATCGGCTACCACCAGCAGCATCCAGAGGACATCGACAGGACCGTGCGGGTGATTCGCCAGTATCATCACGCCATGGCGATGCGGGGCGTACAGTTTCTCTTCGTGGGAAATCCGAGCAAGGAGATCGTCTATTGGGATTTGGTCCCGCCGGAATATCGGCGAGGCCTTCGCCCCCCGGATTTTTTCACGCAGCTGCTCCCCAAACTGGAAGCGGCTGGCGTGCCCACACTGGATTTGCGCCAGGTGTATCGCGAGGCTGGCGTGCCTCAGGGCGAACTCGTCTTTCACCTGGGGAATACACATTGGAATCCGCACGGCGTGCGCCTGGCGGCGAAGGCGATTGCGGAACGTCTTACCCCCTGGCTGGAATAGGACAGCCCCGGTGAGTGAGCGTCACCGACGCGATCGCCGCATCCGCCGATCCTGCCGCGCGGCTACGCCAGCGTCACTTCTCCGAGCAGGAGCGTGACCGTTTTCAGCAGCTCCATCGGCTCAAACGGCTTGGTCATGTAGGCATCGGCCCCGAAGGCATAGCCGCGCAAT
The Candidatus Omnitrophota bacterium genome window above contains:
- a CDS encoding tetratricopeptide repeat protein, which translates into the protein MSAQVILILLAGLAAYANSCSVPFLFDDFSSIVHNPHLAHPWSPALWLTGGRPMTALSFAINYALGGFQVWGYHAVNLALHLAAALTLYGVIRRTLQTSLLRPRWKQEAAGTAFAVSLLWTVHPLQTESVTYIVQRGESLMGFFYLATLYAFIRGAATRRSAWRNISVIACALGMLSKPVMMTAPVAVWLYDALLLSPGWLAALRQRRGYYLSLAATWLLGLFCLWLAREQELARPHSQLGSMPLAATPLAYAATQPGVILQYLRLAVWPHPLVLDYLWPLATTTAAIVWPSAAIGIFVMVTIVALIQRRPIGMLGAWIILTLAPSSSVIPIRDLAAEHRMYLPLAAVIAFAVFTAWWLIGRTVKGPAEQRRLAIGLVIGIAAIFTGLTMRRNADYRSELSMWQDIIAKRPQNFRAQNTLGSELLHLGRRAEAVSHFEAAIRLKPDYVEAYYNLGLARMLLGQAEAAKAAFHRALELKPDLPDAYHNLGVALAGEGDLAGAEANYREALRLLQQEKEAPPVAGVRWVSRGDELMTHLALGAVLARQGRFEEAAAELQAVVRIAPNDPNAHYNLGNVYVEQGRLEDAIAEYRATLRLDPQHPQAKANLDLALARVP
- a CDS encoding MBOAT family protein produces the protein MSFNTLEFAVFFIVVYGLYCGLGHRWQNLMLLVASYVFYGAWDWRFLGLLLISTVLDFFCGLGIHGAHSARIKRMVLGLSVAGNLAILGFFKYFNFFAGSFESLLASVGWTVHPHTLQIILPVGISFYTFQTMSYTIDVYRGQLQPTRRFLDFALFVTFFPQLVAGPIERAKNLLPQVLAPRTLSLERFEEGCFLILWGYLQKVLVADSLAQFVDPVFTAGSPASGPVVLIAAYAFAFQIYCDFAGYSNIARGLGKCMGFELMANFNLPYLATNPREFWNRWHISLSTWLRDYLYIPLGGGRGHALTIFRNLAVTMLLGGLWHGASWTFVVWGAYHGGLLIAHRLVEPARQALSTDKRSFPGMVWQVVNMVVFFHLVCIGWVIFRAPSISAAWELLTRMALQVNARDLWQAMMAQRWLGWLALFAVVEYSQFRRGDRPAILARHPLLRTAGYMLVFYVTMFFGATAGKPFIYFQF